The following coding sequences lie in one Anaerolineales bacterium genomic window:
- a CDS encoding P1 family peptidase — protein sequence MGRLNDSITDVPGILVGQAQDESALTGCTVVLCRKGAVAGVDQRGGAPGTRETDLLRPMHLVRKIHAVMLAGGSAFGLDAASGAMRWLEERKIGFATVTAKVPIVAAAILYDLAIGDVKIRPDAEMGYRACQAASAEPPAEGNAGAGTGCTVGKIFGMAGAVKSGIGSASMECGGGVVTAALVAVNAFGDVIDPAGGGILAGVRPVGVGLLRIGGSSRFADTLSVMRSRAGSLILGLAEGGNTVIGVVATNALLSKEEANKVAQMAQDGLARSVRPAHTMLDGDTIFALSTGGRKAPVSLVGACAAEVFARAVVKAVQTARSAGGIPAAADVR from the coding sequence CGTGGTGCTCTGCCGCAAAGGCGCTGTCGCCGGCGTGGACCAGCGCGGCGGGGCGCCCGGGACGCGCGAAACCGACCTTCTCCGCCCGATGCACCTGGTGCGCAAGATCCACGCCGTGATGCTCGCCGGCGGATCGGCCTTCGGGCTCGACGCCGCCTCGGGCGCAATGCGCTGGCTCGAGGAAAGGAAGATCGGCTTCGCCACCGTGACGGCAAAGGTGCCGATCGTCGCCGCGGCGATCCTCTATGATTTGGCGATCGGGGATGTGAAAATCCGTCCGGATGCGGAAATGGGCTACCGCGCCTGCCAGGCCGCCTCCGCGGAACCGCCCGCCGAGGGCAACGCCGGGGCGGGAACGGGGTGCACGGTCGGAAAAATATTCGGGATGGCGGGGGCGGTGAAGAGCGGGATCGGCAGCGCCAGCATGGAATGCGGAGGCGGCGTGGTGACGGCCGCGCTCGTCGCGGTGAATGCCTTCGGCGACGTGATCGATCCCGCGGGCGGAGGGATCCTCGCCGGCGTGCGGCCGGTGGGCGTGGGGCTGCTGCGGATCGGCGGATCGTCGCGCTTCGCCGACACCCTCTCCGTGATGCGCAGCCGCGCCGGAAGCCTGATCCTCGGACTGGCCGAGGGCGGCAACACGGTGATCGGCGTGGTGGCGACCAACGCCCTGCTGTCCAAGGAAGAAGCCAACAAGGTGGCGCAAATGGCGCAGGACGGCTTGGCCCGCTCCGTCCGCCCGGCGCATACGATGCTCGACGGGGATACGATCTTCGCCCTCTCAACCGGCGGGCGGAAAGCCCCGGTCAGCCTGGTCGGCGCCTGCGCGGCGGAAGTCTTCGCCCGTGCGGTGGTGAAGGCCGTGCAAACCGCCCGCTCGGCCGGCGGCATCCCCGCGGCGGCGGACGTTCGGTGA